TGGTATAGTTTGTTTGTATCTTATTAAACACAGCTCCCAGGTCAGCCAGCTTCTGGTATGTTCTCAGTATAAATTTAGAGCATTCGTAAGAGTCAAACCATACTATGGATTTTTTGTCAGGGCTTGCTTGAACTGTCCAGGTCTCGTAGTAAATGCCAGTCTCGTTGTCATACTTTACCCATTTTGCCATTTCATTAAACATGGCTCCTGTAAGAGATGAAAGTAAGCATTACAGAGACCAGGTAACAAGCACAAAGATGTaactaatatttaaataaaacaacttaCATGCAAGTTATTCAAACTTTACTTCCTTTTAATGCCCCATTTCCTGCTACTGTGCCAGAACATTCAAACTTCTGAGGCTCGTGACActcctcattttgttttatcCTATCTACAGCAGACGTTGACAGTATTCACCAGTGTAACAGGTGTTTCTGCCCTTCCTAAAACTTTAACCAAATCTGCAACTCAGAGCACGGTTTTTCATACCTCTCCACAAAAGAAGCCTACGTAACCTCTGACTGAGACACTCTTCTgtttcagcagctcctcagccaCCAATGTCAAACTAAGCCAAAAGATGTCAGTGGAACGTGAAGACCAGGAAAATTAAATAcctagaggattttttttttttttttaatacaagtttGGAGTGTTCTGGTGATGGGCAATTTCACAACTGAAATGAGGAAGACACCGCTAACTCAGTTCATCTCTCTGAAAGATTCCTACGGGTGGATGCATCTGTCAGAACAGACCTGGAACGTGGGACTAATCTTCATTTTCCCCCATATTCTAAGCGATGCATTTCAGCCTAGCCCTTATCCCTCTCTTTCCTCAATCACTGCACTGGGTACAACTGTACAAGGGTGCTGCACGCCACACGTAATCCCCCTGAACAAGCTGTGAAGGTCAGATTTCTGAGTCTGCTTGTCATTAGAGGGTGAACACATCTCACGCTTATCCCAAGGTAAGGCACGCATGCAGGCAAGTACTACAGAGCAACAAAAGCTCTGCACACTGTCCTCCTAGGCTGCCCCCATTATAACTTGCTCTTCACTGCACACTTAAAGAGCTTTGGGGCTTCACAGAGAGCATGATAATAATTCTGTTTAATGAAAGTGTtggataatttcttttttaattgccCACTACTCACTTTACTAAAGCAGCAAGTCATTAAAATCTGTGTCAGGAACTGCAGTTACTGTACACTGTAGATGGGCTTGCAGCTCCCTTTATCTTCTCTAATTCCTACCAGATTAGCTCCCTAGTGGGTATTCTGCAATGTACGTCACTGAACAGGATTTGTCTCTCCTAACAAGACCAAGACGGACTTAACATCGttaaccaaacaaaaatattacaggTTTATGCACGGCTCCACAACAACCTGTTGGATAATGCCTAGAAAGTCAAAAACTCAGGCTCTGGGTATTCCTGCCCTAACTTCACAAAAGAAATGCACTGATAAGTAACACTAACCTGGCCTACAATGTTTAAACggaaatgaaaatgattccTTGTGTTCTCTGACACTGCTGACAAAGAGTTCAATAGGCTCTTGCAAGGGTAAAAAGGGTCCAGGTGTTTCATGTGTTCAAGTCCTCTCCCACAAGATGGGATGCTTTTTGCCTGCTTCCTGAAGGAAGCGAGTTTAGGTCATGGTGCTGTCCAACTGTGCTTGCCTCCATTCGCTCTCTTCCATGGAAACTTTCAGATTTCCTAGTCAAATTCAGACAATTCAAAATGCAGAACTGCCATCTTCCTAAAAGTTTTGTAGAAACAGGAAGCAAGAGAGACTTGCAGGACAGTAATAACGCCTCTACAAGGCACCGGTGTGGTCTCACCTTTCTCGGGCATTGAATAATCCACACAGACAAAGAATATTACAAATTCCGAAactgtttgaaatatttagttTAGAATTCATACAAAAGAATCCAACCATATCTTCAGTCACGAGATACAAACTCAGAGGAAAGCAGCTCCACTTATTTCATTGCTTAAAGAACCACCGGGAATTTCTTATCTGCAACAGCGAGAGAACCTAGGGACCAAGTCCAGCAAGCAGCTGAAGGCAGAAGCGGGCAAAGATAAAGCACCACATTGTGTTAGCTGTAGCAATTCCACACTCTGGTGTGCCTTGTACCACTTATTACACTAATTTGAGAGAgtaaactgttttgtttgtgaaaaaCTACAGCTCTCAAGTCCTCAGGGAGCTCTGCTCACAAGTCACTGCATTACTATAGTAATCAACCAGATTTATTCCAATggcctttttattttaggatttcatttttcagtatgtATCAGGAAGTTATTGTGGTGATCATCCACAAATTTAGAGGTAtaaaactggttttgttttatgacaTATGACAGAGAAACCTATTGCTAGGGACATTTGTACAGTTTTTATGACACAAAATGTAGGAGATGGAAATTGAGATGAATATTTTTGACAGTTATGTGTATTTCTAAATATGCCTTCCTTAATTGTTTGCTCGGTAATGCACACATTTTCACCACTTCTTCCTGTCTCAGCAGTCATCTGCCACTTCACAATAGGAGGCCTTTGTTTTGAGGACAGCATGTGAAGAGACTCCATAATTGTTCTCTACAAgctgttttgctatttttatagTCAAGAGACTCAAGTGTTTTTACACAGCTACACCAAATGACACCCATTAAACAACTCTTCAGTGTGCATTGTTCAAAAGGCAGCAGCCTTTGAATATCACtatctatattaaaaagaagtgcagagatttcagtttgaaattaGTAGCATCAGCCACTAACATTGCAAATAATCTACAAAACATAAACGAAAAGATACTGCTTAGtgtggaaatgaggagacatttcttctcagaaagagcagtcaggcacgagaacaggttgcccagggaggtggtggagtcaccgtccctgggggtgttcaaggaaaggttggatgtggtgcttagggacatggtttagtgggtgacattggtggtagagtgatggttggaccagatgatcttggagggcttctccaaccctaatgattctatgctTTACATAAAGACAAGGTTGACTGTATTTTATGATATTAGCACCATCCAGAGCTTCTGAAGTATACCTGATATTGTGGTCACAAGAACCAAAgttccattttccttccagtGTGCATCATCTATTCCTTCATAAAAGCAAGCAGCTCCCTGGTTACACCAGAATGGTGCATCCATTCCAGGCCGGAGATGTGGAAATGTGCAGTTCCCAAGCTGAAAGAGCTCATACCACTCCATTGTGTAGTTTTTGCCAGTTAAAGCACTCTTGAAGCCCACAGCATCATGCataattttctggaaaattaaaaaaaaaaagacgggGGGgagaacacagggaaaaaaaataaaataaataaacacaaactttaacataaagaaaaatgatcctATAATACTGACATCAGCTCGACCTGCACCTGATCAGTCacctgggagctgctgagcagcagggtGAGAAAAGGGGAAGTAGTTCCTGCATCATCTTAGTTTTCAGTAGTGTTGATGCACAACACGCTACATTGTATCGTGCATGTACTGTTAACTTGGGAGTCACACTGTCTCAGTACCTTTTTATCTACCCACcatattttctgttatctgGCAGCACATACTCAGCAGGAGCTCATCATCAAagctcacatttatttttgaatgcttaACTCGAAAGGGTATCAAAGAAATATAGAGCAGAACTAAATTACCAAAAAGCACTGAAAGCCACAAAAGGAAtgagataaatatttattttagaagctgtacagtaaatatataaattcagTCTTAGTTTAACAACTAAGATGATGATATTTGAagctatttccatttttgaCTCTGTGTGCTTGGTTTTGATGTTGCTATTTCATGTTTATTAATATTACTTTAGTCATTAGGGATCGTGCTCTGAAGCTTATTTATACTACTGTTACAGCTATAAATATTGTTAAAGTTGAGATTCTTTCATATTTGTATGACTCCACAAATAGACTTTGGTTCAATACTAATCATAATATCCACAAAAGAACCATAAAAGCAACCAACTCCCTATGATCTGCCATTCTGACCAGCTAGTTTTCCACCCCGACATATATCTACGTTCATGCAAACTTAACCCAAGTTTTTTGCAACAGAAGTTAACACACTAAGTAGACATTTCATATGACATAAGGGGCCAAATGAGTGTGTTTTCTAGAAGCAGtgctagtgaaaaaaaaaaaaaaagaagcccagAATGTAATGACGTGTTTATATGAAACATTCCCAACATGCGGGTCTGTGGTGGAACACATTCAAACCCACCAAGAATGCTGGTCATGCTTCTTTAGCCAAGATAAATTCTGCAACTTTTGTTTGGAACTCGCTGCTCTTCAGGTACCTTTCCTATAGACAGCCTAGTTTGTGTGCTCCGATGATCCTCCATGCAAGATTATCCCTATCTTACAGCTCTTGCTCTTGACACCTGCCGTTCAATGCAGGTGAATTTGTTGCTATAGCTTTGCTAAACAGAAACATCACCTTACCAAATGTCCAAGTAGATCCCCATATTTGAATTCCCATACTGGAGCCTGTAATCGATAGACTTCAATGACGTCTTCTTCTTTCATAACCGGAACAGCAGAGCCAGTGGGACAGAAAGTGTAACGAGCCTGGCAGTAAGGATCAGTTTTTGGACGGTAATCAAAGCGCCTGCGttgagaaagagaagcaaatggGATGATAAGCACAGCTTCACGGCTGGAATAACTGCTTTGCCAATTCCTGAGAGCCTAAGTCGGAGAGGTCAGGTGTGCAGCACCTGCCAAAGACAGACTCTGTGATCCAAACGCGGAGCACACAAGTTCATGGGACTGCTGAGGCGTACATCTGCAGAAACAGGACTAACGCTACAGAGAGCGCAAATGCAAGTCATGTTGTACACAGTGCTGATGGCTAAGAAGCGGAAATCCTGTGGATTACAAAGGGTGACTTATATTCGTAGAATCAAAGAGATATAAATGCTGATTAGAGGATGGTTTGAGACCTATCTGCCTCTAAAACGTTCTCCTAAGCTTGTCTAAACAGGGATTGACCAGTTTGCTCTGGGAATCTATTTTATAGTAATAGCTCCCCCGATGGAGCCATTGTTACTCTAGAATATTCAcaacataagaaagaaatgtcattcCTCTACACTAATTTAGACAGAGGTCTAAGAACTTAGGTCCACTTTTTCCATTCATCGTTCCCATTAAGCCTCAAAAACTGAAGACTGAATCCACTTATCACACCATATAcaaagagggaaacaaaacaacaacaaaaaagacaacaaaacccCCACAACCCTCTGGCAAGTCTTCCTTTCCCAATCTCCTTCCAACTCAttcactttatttcatttaaagtaaGGCTCCTACATTCCTGTTAACAAGGTAGATTGGCATACACAGCCCGTTCGGAGCACACCCTGTGATTTCAGCACATCCTGGCACTTGTATCCGGTGCTACTGAATGAGACAGATCCCCCAGTTAAGCGATGACTCAATGACACTGGACTTTCTGAGTCAACTAAGGTCACTTGCTCTGTCTAGACACTGGATTTTCCCTGTGGACTTCTCCATGCTTGCTGCTGTATTTCgacatttctaattttattttgtccgtgctggaaagaaaaaaaaaaggagaaagaaaaagagtatgGCTGGAACAAGAACACAGagccagaaaacaaagacttaTGCCATCTATACATTTAAGCCCTGTTTCTAAATTACAAGCcctatattttcattttcccctcccATTGCACACTGCATGTGACAAGAGAACAAGGAagttcagaaacattaaaatactgcatttctgaGTGTCAGTCTCGGACTGACCAACAGGTTTGTACTCTGATTTTGACCATCCCAAGATCAGGTTTTGCAACTAC
This genomic window from Cygnus olor isolate bCygOlo1 chromosome 1, bCygOlo1.pri.v2, whole genome shotgun sequence contains:
- the CLN5 gene encoding ceroid-lipofuscinosis neuronal protein 5; this encodes MSAAGRCPGLLLLLVLVMAAWGLRFPQRHWPVPYRRFDYRPKTDPYCQARYTFCPTGSAVPVMKEEDVIEVYRLQAPVWEFKYGDLLGHLKIMHDAVGFKSALTGKNYTMEWYELFQLGNCTFPHLRPGMDAPFWCNQGAACFYEGIDDAHWKENGTLVLVTTISGAMFNEMAKWVKYDNETGIYYETWTVQASPDKKSIVWFDSYECSKFILRTYQKLADLGAVFNKIQTNYTSIILFSGEPIYLGNETSIFGPQGNKTLAAAIRDFYYPFKPHKTVREFFVDLLKIIDRVILNREFYLFYNLEYWFLPMKFPYLKIIYEEVPLPVGSKTSVGV